The sequence below is a genomic window from Candidatus Eremiobacterota bacterium.
ACTCCTGTGACTCTTCCGCGGGACATCTCAAAGATTATCGAGCCGCCGTAACTTTCCCTGATCATTTCTACCCCTATCATCAAACCCCTTCCGCGAACCTCGGCGATGATATCGGGGTACCGCTCCTGCACCTCTCTGAGCTTCGCCATGAAGTACTTACCATGCTCCTCAGCGCGGCCGGGGAGATTTTCGCCGGTGATGACCTCGATGGTGGCCAGGGCCGCTGCACATGCCAGTTGATTCCCGCCGAAAGTGGAGGTGTGGATAAGGGGATTCTCCTGGAAAGGCTTCCATGCTTCTGCCGTGCCTATGATGGCGCCTACCGGCATGACCCCGCCTCCAAGGCCCTTGGCAAGGGTAAGCATGTCAGGCCAGACATTCCACTGTTCCACGGCAAAAAAGGTCCCGGTCCTCCCCATTCCGGTCTGCACCTCGTCGGCAATGAAAAGGACTCCTCTCTCCGTGCATATCTTTCTCACTTCCTGGAGATACCCGTCGGGAGAGACTATTATTCCTCCTTCACCCTGGACAGGCTCGACGATAAATGCGGCGGTATTGTCATTGATGGCGCTCCTGAGCGCCTCAGCGTCACCGAAGGGGATCTGCACCACGTCCTCGATGAGGGGGCCGCATCCTTTCTTATAGATGTCCCTGCCCGAAACCGAGAGCGCTCCAAGAGTCTTCCCATGGAATGAATTGATCGTGGAGATGATGCGGTGCTTCCCCTTGCTTATCCTCGCAAGCTTTATGGCGCCTTCGATGGCTTCGGCGCCGCTGTTGCAGAAAAAGCAGTACTGAAGGCCGCCGCCGCAGAGAGAAGCAAGCCTGCGGGCGCACTCGCCAAGCTGCCTGTTGAA
It includes:
- a CDS encoding aspartate aminotransferase family protein, whose amino-acid sequence is MIETDGRVKTSLASTEDAYKHHLNPSLSRLLKFSGYYAEECHAEGVYVYDEKGNRYIDCAGGYGVFVLGHRHPAVVKAVKAQLDQMPLSTKVFFNRQLGECARRLASLCGGGLQYCFFCNSGAEAIEGAIKLARISKGKHRIISTINSFHGKTLGALSVSGRDIYKKGCGPLIEDVVQIPFGDAEALRSAINDNTAAFIVEPVQGEGGIIVSPDGYLQEVRKICTERGVLFIADEVQTGMGRTGTFFAVEQWNVWPDMLTLAKGLGGGVMPVGAIIGTAEAWKPFQENPLIHTSTFGGNQLACAAALATIEVITGENLPGRAEEHGKYFMAKLREVQERYPDIIAEVRGRGLMIGVEMIRESYGGSIIFEMSRGRVTGVYTLNNQKVIRFEPPLIIEKNEIDQAVAVFEKAVEKTKKTFVK